Below is a genomic region from SAR324 cluster bacterium.
TTGCAAATTGCTGCGGCAGAGGAAGAACGATGGATGATTGCTACGGTTGGGACTGGAGCAGGAACATTACTGCTTCTTAGTGGCCGTTTGGAATTGGCACAACAATCAGAAGGGGTTGGTCAATTGCTACCTTGGATTGTGGGTGCTGCCTTTGGTTACAGTGGATATCAGTACATACAAGCTCGAAATATTTTGAGCGAAATTAAAGCTGAGGGAGAAATCAAAGGTTTCGTTAGCAATTGGTGGTTTGAGTGGAATTTAGAAAAGAGTCAGCCAAATCTTGTATTCAACTATAATTTCTGAATATCTTGATTACTGAAAAAAATTTAAAATTATTGTCATAGTCTTTGCAGTTCTTTGTTTTCATCGCCAGTTGAACTCAGACCAAACCAACTCGAAATCTTCCATGCCAGACTTATCTGCTGCAGAATACCCCACATTTTTTCAGAATCTCTCACAAAGGGTCCAGGCTAGGGAGGTTTCATCCCTTCATGTCCTTGGCGAAGATTTCTTCAGCTTAGTCGATACGTTCAGTCAGCAACTCTTTGAGGAATTTCAGGAAGATCTGCTACTGTTAGAGATGGAACCAGAATCGTTCCTCTGGGATCTTCAAGTACTGACCAATCAATTTCTTCGCAAATCGATTGATTCCCCCCTTCAACTACGCCCCTTCTGCCAGCAACTGCGACAACAAATGCAGAATCCTACCTTTGCTGATGAAATATACTCGATGCTGAAGAAAAACTATCAGGATCATTTCTATCAGGTACCTCAGTCGCAACTCCTCGTTTGACCTAATGCCAGATCCCAAAACTGAATCTGAAGTGGAGTTAACCTGGGCACAGGCATGGAACAATACGCCTGGTCCAAAATCAACGAGAGAGGCTCTCACCCTCTTTGGGAAGGGACTCGCGATGGGGACTGCAGACATCATCCCTGGAGTCTCAGGTGGCACGGTCGCTTTCATTACCGGCATTTACCATCATCTCCTCTCAGCTATTTCCTCCATTAATTTGAGTTCTATCTGGCTTGGATTGGGGGGTAAATTCAAAGAGGCCCTCGTAGAAATTCATCTGAAATTTTTAATTGTCCTCTTCGGTGGAATTGTTGTCGCTATCCTGTCAACTGCTCGCTTAATGCACTTTCTGCTGGCTAATTATCCTGTAGAAATCTGGTCATTATTTTTTGGATTGATTGTAGCCTCAATTTGGTACGTTGGCCGAGCAATACCCACCTTGAATATAGCAGCTTTATTGACTACCACTGTGGGTGTACTTTTCGCTTACCAAGTTGTTGGGCTCATACCAATTCAAACCCCGAACTCGCCTCAGTTTTTATTTTTTTGTGGGTTAATTGCAATTTGTGCGATGATTCTTCCTGGGTTGAGTGGCTCATTCCTATTGTTAATTCTTGGCAAAT
It encodes:
- a CDS encoding DUF368 domain-containing protein — protein: MELTWAQAWNNTPGPKSTREALTLFGKGLAMGTADIIPGVSGGTVAFITGIYHHLLSAISSINLSSIWLGLGGKFKEALVEIHLKFLIVLFGGIVVAILSTARLMHFLLANYPVEIWSLFFGLIVASIWYVGRAIPTLNIAALLTTTVGVLFAYQVVGLIPIQTPNSPQFLFFCGLIAICAMILPGLSGSFLLLILGKYQFITGALRSPFEDGHLEALLVFTAGCLIGILGFSRILKFCLQRFEQITMCLLTGLMIGAMRKVWPWKVVFESELINGKEYVVREVNILPVLDASLFVPLVMFFLGMSAVIILEQTARQR